The following are encoded in a window of Tessaracoccus flavescens genomic DNA:
- the ileS gene encoding isoleucine--tRNA ligase: MTTSPGYNAVPAQVDFPAMEHDILKLWAERDTFEATLRQSEGGQPWTFYEGPPTANGMPGTHHIEARVFKDLFPRFRTMRGYHVERKAGWDCHGLPVELAVEKELGFSGKPDIEAYGVEAFNAKCRESVLRHVDAFSELTERMGYWVNLEEAYVTMDPEYVESLWWAMKQIHSKGLLEEDYRVAPYCPRCGTALSDHELAQGYEEVVDPSIFVRFPLTSGPLAGRVDLLVWTTTPWTLVSNTAVAVHPDVTYRVASHADQKPLLIAEPLAEKVLGEEWTLGESFLGRDLERWAYQRPLELVEFPEPAHFVVLADYVTTEDGSGLVHQAPAFGEDDMAVCRAYGLPFVNPVRKDGTFEEELDLVGGMFFKAANTPIVADLSERGLLFRKLDYTHTYPHCWRCHTPLLYYAMPSWYIRTTKIKDEMLAENEATNWHPDSIKHGRYGDWLNNNIDWALSRSRYWGTPLPIWRCEDDHQVCVGSRAELSELTGRDQSELDPHRPYVDDVVFACPTCGKESRRVPEVIDAWFDSGSMPFAQWGFPHAEGSQEKFADRYPADFICEAIDQTRGWFYSLMAVGTLVFDKSAYRNVVCLGHILADDGRKMSKHLGNVLEPIPLMDQHGADAVRWFMACSGSPWSARRVGHQAIGETVRKVLITYWNTVAFQSLYARAANWTPSGGAPAVAERHVLDRWLTSATQQLILETTEALEGYDTQRYGQALSGFIDALSNWHVRRSRRRFWAGDEGALWTLHETLDTLTRLLAPIMPFVTERVWQDLFHAADPEGPDSVHLTAWPVADESLIIPALSEAMEMTRRTVELGRAARAESKVKVRQALRRMLVPSAIFEKLSPELQDEIKAELNVESIESFASAGDLVDHSAKGNFRNLGKRFAQRTPLIAKAIAELDAEWLATQLRDAGRAVLEFEGEQLELGPDDVIVTERPREGWSVVNEQGETVALDLELTPELIQSGQAREVIRFIQEARKRAGLEVSDRIRIVLEAGPELTAAIAAHRDLIAGEVLAVELIQDEVDSATDEDEELNLRLRLVKA; this comes from the coding sequence ATGACAACCTCCCCCGGCTACAACGCCGTGCCTGCACAGGTCGACTTCCCGGCGATGGAACACGACATCCTGAAGCTGTGGGCCGAGCGCGACACGTTCGAGGCGACCCTGCGGCAGAGCGAGGGCGGCCAGCCCTGGACGTTCTACGAGGGCCCGCCGACGGCGAACGGCATGCCTGGCACCCACCACATCGAGGCGCGCGTCTTCAAGGACCTGTTCCCGCGCTTCCGCACGATGCGCGGCTACCACGTCGAGCGCAAGGCCGGCTGGGACTGCCACGGCCTTCCCGTCGAGCTCGCCGTCGAGAAGGAACTCGGCTTCTCCGGCAAGCCCGACATCGAGGCGTACGGCGTCGAGGCGTTCAACGCGAAGTGCCGCGAGTCGGTGCTGCGCCACGTCGACGCGTTCTCCGAGCTGACCGAGCGGATGGGCTACTGGGTCAACCTCGAAGAGGCCTACGTCACGATGGACCCCGAGTACGTCGAGTCGCTGTGGTGGGCGATGAAGCAGATCCATTCCAAGGGTCTGCTCGAGGAGGACTACCGCGTCGCCCCGTACTGTCCCCGCTGCGGTACCGCCCTGTCGGACCATGAGCTGGCCCAGGGCTACGAGGAGGTCGTCGACCCGTCGATCTTCGTGCGCTTCCCGCTGACCTCCGGCCCGCTCGCCGGCCGCGTCGATCTTCTGGTGTGGACGACGACGCCGTGGACGCTCGTGTCGAACACCGCCGTCGCGGTGCACCCCGACGTGACCTACCGCGTCGCCTCGCACGCCGACCAGAAGCCGCTGCTGATCGCCGAGCCGCTCGCCGAGAAGGTGCTCGGGGAGGAGTGGACGCTGGGCGAGTCGTTCCTGGGCCGTGACCTCGAGCGCTGGGCCTACCAGCGTCCGCTGGAGCTGGTCGAGTTCCCCGAGCCCGCACACTTCGTCGTGCTCGCCGACTACGTCACCACCGAGGACGGCTCGGGTCTGGTCCACCAGGCGCCCGCCTTCGGTGAGGACGACATGGCCGTTTGTCGCGCCTACGGGCTGCCTTTCGTGAACCCGGTGCGCAAGGACGGCACGTTCGAGGAGGAGCTCGACCTCGTCGGCGGCATGTTCTTCAAGGCGGCCAACACCCCGATCGTTGCCGACCTCTCCGAGCGCGGGCTGCTGTTCCGCAAGCTCGACTACACCCACACCTACCCGCACTGCTGGCGCTGCCACACCCCGCTGCTCTACTACGCCATGCCTTCCTGGTACATCCGCACCACGAAGATCAAGGACGAGATGCTGGCCGAGAACGAGGCCACCAACTGGCATCCGGACAGCATCAAGCACGGCCGCTACGGCGACTGGCTGAACAACAACATCGACTGGGCGCTTTCCCGCAGCCGCTACTGGGGCACGCCGCTGCCGATCTGGCGCTGCGAGGACGACCATCAGGTCTGCGTCGGCTCCCGTGCGGAGCTGAGCGAGCTGACCGGCAGAGACCAGAGCGAGCTCGACCCGCACCGTCCTTACGTCGACGACGTGGTGTTCGCCTGCCCGACGTGCGGCAAGGAGTCGCGCCGTGTGCCCGAGGTGATCGACGCGTGGTTCGACTCCGGGTCGATGCCGTTCGCGCAGTGGGGCTTCCCGCACGCCGAGGGCTCGCAGGAGAAGTTCGCCGACCGCTACCCCGCCGACTTCATCTGCGAGGCGATCGACCAGACCCGTGGCTGGTTCTACTCGCTGATGGCCGTCGGGACGCTCGTGTTCGACAAGTCGGCGTACCGCAACGTCGTGTGCCTCGGCCACATCCTCGCCGACGACGGCCGCAAGATGAGCAAGCACCTCGGCAACGTGCTCGAGCCGATCCCGCTGATGGATCAGCACGGAGCAGACGCCGTCCGCTGGTTCATGGCGTGCTCGGGTTCGCCGTGGTCGGCGCGTCGGGTCGGCCATCAGGCGATCGGCGAGACGGTCCGCAAGGTGCTGATCACCTACTGGAACACCGTTGCCTTCCAGTCGCTTTACGCGCGCGCCGCGAACTGGACGCCGTCGGGCGGGGCGCCCGCGGTGGCCGAGCGGCACGTGCTCGACCGTTGGCTGACGTCTGCCACCCAGCAGCTGATCCTCGAGACCACCGAGGCGCTGGAGGGCTACGACACGCAGCGCTACGGGCAGGCGCTTTCTGGCTTCATCGACGCGCTGTCCAACTGGCACGTGCGCCGCTCCCGCCGCCGCTTCTGGGCTGGCGACGAGGGCGCGCTGTGGACGCTACACGAGACCCTCGACACGCTGACCCGCCTGCTGGCGCCGATCATGCCGTTCGTCACGGAGCGCGTGTGGCAGGACCTGTTCCACGCCGCCGACCCGGAGGGCCCCGACTCGGTGCACCTCACCGCCTGGCCGGTCGCCGACGAGTCGCTGATCATCCCCGCGCTGTCCGAGGCGATGGAGATGACCCGCCGCACCGTCGAGCTGGGCCGCGCCGCGCGGGCCGAGTCGAAGGTGAAGGTGCGCCAGGCGCTGCGCAGGATGCTTGTGCCTTCCGCGATCTTCGAGAAGCTCTCCCCCGAGCTGCAGGACGAGATCAAGGCGGAGCTGAACGTCGAGTCGATCGAGTCGTTCGCCTCCGCAGGCGACCTGGTCGACCATTCGGCGAAGGGCAACTTCCGCAACCTCGGCAAGCGGTTCGCCCAGCGCACCCCGCTGATCGCGAAGGCCATCGCCGAGCTGGACGCCGAGTGGCTGGCCACCCAGCTGCGCGACGCGGGCCGCGCCGTCCTCGAGTTCGAGGGCGAGCAGCTCGAGCTTGGCCCCGACGACGTGATCGTGACGGAGCGTCCGCGCGAGGGCTGGTCGGTCGTCAACGAGCAGGGCGAGACGGTCGCGCTCGACCTTGAGCTGACGCCCGAGCTGATCCAGTCGGGCCAGGCGCGCGAGGTGATCCGCTTCATCCAGGAGGCCCGCAAGCGCGCAGGCCTCGAGGTCTCGGACCGGATCCGGATCGTGCTGGAGGCCGGCCCCGAGCTGACCGCCGCGATCGCCGCGCACCGCGACCTGATCGCGGGCGAGGTGCTCGCCGTCGAACTGATCCAGGACGAGGTCGACTCGGCCACCGACGAGGACGAGGAGCTGAACCTGCGCCTGCGGCTGGTCAAGGCCTGA
- a CDS encoding Gfo/Idh/MocA family protein, whose protein sequence is MSTVRWGIVGAGSIAGSVAGDFQFVPGASLVGIASRSQHKADVFAAHHGIPAAYGSYREMISDPEIDAVYIATPHPQHRDVALAAIAAGKAVMVEKAFAATLDGARQIVDAAQARGVFAMEAMWTRFLPAVAAAREVVAWGRIGDAIAVQGDLYAFREYEAGNRLFEAKLGGGAILDLGVYLVNMAQMFLGDVKSVECVTRLYPTGVEKASAITLSHVGEGLSSLSCGFDGPGPGRMIVVGTKGWIEIEPRFHHPSVITVHRAGVLPRIIEAAPSGRGYSHEFAEATKRISEGATESPTMPLSDTLEVMRVLEECLRDSGIQHVDATLPDLR, encoded by the coding sequence ATGAGTACGGTGCGTTGGGGAATAGTCGGAGCAGGATCCATCGCGGGCTCGGTTGCGGGCGATTTCCAGTTCGTTCCCGGGGCCAGCCTCGTCGGAATCGCATCGCGCTCCCAGCACAAGGCAGACGTGTTCGCGGCCCACCACGGCATCCCCGCCGCCTACGGCAGCTACCGCGAGATGATCTCCGACCCGGAGATCGACGCCGTCTACATCGCCACCCCCCATCCCCAGCACCGCGACGTCGCCCTCGCGGCCATCGCGGCGGGTAAGGCCGTCATGGTCGAGAAGGCCTTCGCGGCCACCCTTGACGGAGCCAGGCAGATCGTCGACGCGGCCCAGGCCCGCGGCGTCTTCGCCATGGAGGCCATGTGGACCCGCTTCCTGCCGGCGGTCGCCGCCGCACGCGAAGTGGTCGCCTGGGGCAGGATCGGCGACGCGATCGCCGTCCAGGGAGACCTGTACGCCTTCCGTGAGTACGAGGCGGGCAACCGGCTGTTCGAGGCGAAGCTCGGCGGCGGCGCGATCCTCGACCTCGGCGTCTACCTGGTCAACATGGCCCAGATGTTCCTCGGCGACGTGAAGAGCGTCGAGTGCGTCACCCGCCTCTACCCGACCGGCGTCGAGAAGGCCTCAGCGATCACCCTGTCCCACGTGGGCGAAGGACTCTCCTCGCTGTCGTGCGGCTTCGACGGTCCCGGCCCCGGCCGGATGATCGTCGTCGGCACGAAGGGCTGGATCGAGATCGAGCCGCGGTTCCACCACCCGTCGGTGATCACCGTCCACCGCGCCGGGGTGCTGCCGCGGATCATCGAGGCCGCACCGTCGGGCCGCGGCTACAGCCACGAGTTTGCCGAGGCCACCAAGCGGATCTCCGAGGGCGCCACGGAGTCGCCGACCATGCCGCTGAGCGACACGCTCGAGGTGATGCGGGTGCTGGAGGAGTGCCTGCGTGACTCCGGCATCCAGCACGTCGACGCCACCCTTCCCGACCTGCGCTGA
- a CDS encoding HNH endonuclease signature motif containing protein, with amino-acid sequence MEHIAVDELERRIEAVWVALREASSAALSSSQKLELVATLDVAVTQFSATRLSLIHEAALTAEPGHNVTDQLHATNRITRRRAHADVRLAAELSERFELIGRAWSAGTISEAQARAIVSGLKKAPAALSAEGHERRQADLIGYAAQFDPDDLLRLATRMAEVTDPEHAEAVEADHLARQARVAQAARTLVVVPDHHGSMLIRGQVPVAEGEALLAQLEALMPSAASYQHTGDLPTRAARRADALVRLCALAAASGSLPVSAGDRPHVFITLDYETLASGVGAVSSVPTGVRLTAADARRIACDAHLIPAVLGAQSEVLDVGRSSRLFAGTLRRALAHRDQGCAFPGCDATPSACDAHHIIPWWAGGETSLSNGVLVCAYHHRLVEPDPLKPPEAQWQIHLDEASRLPLFTAPRHLDPQRRPRLHRRHRLRGPTLPSTDPPRAVREAFPEPAMSPAWVA; translated from the coding sequence ATGGAACACATCGCAGTGGACGAGCTGGAACGGCGCATCGAAGCCGTCTGGGTCGCCCTGCGCGAGGCATCGTCGGCCGCGCTCTCCAGCTCCCAGAAGCTCGAGCTCGTGGCCACCCTGGATGTCGCCGTCACCCAGTTCTCCGCCACCCGGCTCAGCCTCATCCACGAGGCCGCCCTCACCGCCGAGCCGGGGCACAACGTCACAGATCAGCTGCACGCCACCAACCGGATCACCCGGCGCAGGGCGCACGCGGATGTCCGCCTCGCGGCGGAGCTGTCCGAGCGATTCGAGCTGATCGGACGGGCATGGTCGGCGGGCACCATCTCCGAGGCGCAGGCCCGGGCCATCGTCTCCGGCCTGAAGAAGGCCCCGGCTGCGCTCAGCGCCGAGGGGCACGAGCGCCGCCAGGCAGATCTCATCGGCTACGCCGCCCAGTTCGATCCAGACGATCTCCTCCGCCTTGCCACCCGCATGGCGGAGGTGACCGATCCGGAGCACGCAGAGGCCGTCGAGGCAGACCACCTCGCCCGCCAGGCCCGCGTCGCGCAGGCCGCCCGCACCCTCGTCGTCGTGCCAGACCATCACGGCTCGATGCTGATCCGAGGCCAGGTTCCCGTCGCGGAAGGCGAGGCCCTCCTCGCCCAGCTCGAGGCCCTGATGCCGTCGGCCGCGTCGTACCAGCACACCGGAGACCTGCCCACCCGCGCCGCCCGCCGGGCCGATGCGCTGGTCAGGCTCTGCGCCCTGGCCGCTGCCTCCGGAAGTCTGCCCGTCAGCGCGGGCGACAGGCCCCACGTGTTCATCACCCTCGATTACGAGACCCTCGCCAGCGGCGTCGGCGCGGTCTCCTCGGTTCCCACCGGCGTCCGCCTCACCGCCGCAGACGCGCGGCGCATTGCCTGCGACGCCCACCTCATCCCCGCCGTCCTCGGCGCACAGTCCGAGGTACTGGACGTCGGTCGCTCCAGTCGGCTGTTCGCCGGAACGTTGCGCAGGGCGCTGGCCCACCGCGACCAGGGCTGCGCCTTCCCCGGCTGCGATGCCACCCCTTCCGCCTGCGACGCGCACCACATCATCCCGTGGTGGGCAGGCGGCGAAACCTCCCTCAGCAACGGGGTGCTCGTCTGCGCCTACCACCACCGGCTGGTCGAACCCGATCCGCTGAAGCCGCCCGAGGCGCAGTGGCAGATCCACCTCGACGAGGCTTCGAGACTGCCGCTGTTCACCGCACCCCGGCACCTCGATCCGCAACGGCGGCCGCGCCTCCACCGACGACACCGGCTCCGAGGCCCCACCCTGCCCTCGACGGACCCGCCGCGCGCGGTCCGCGAAGCCTTCCCCGAACCCGCCATGTCGCCTGCCTGGGTCGCCTGA
- a CDS encoding SigE family RNA polymerase sigma factor yields the protein MGSSRTDEEFDAFVRSSFARLTRTGYLLCGDWHKAEDAAQTALLRLHKRWARMGSGREAYARRAVVTILIDESRRPWRRESPQDDIRDGTVADWSGTVDDRDQLTRALSQLTPRRRTCVVMRFYLDASVADTAEALGCSEGNVKRMTSEALHALRDILTPTRSQT from the coding sequence ATGGGGAGCAGCCGGACGGACGAGGAGTTCGACGCTTTCGTGCGCAGCTCGTTCGCGCGGCTGACCCGCACGGGTTACCTGCTCTGCGGCGACTGGCACAAGGCCGAGGACGCGGCGCAGACGGCCCTCCTGCGACTCCACAAGCGCTGGGCTCGCATGGGCAGCGGCCGTGAGGCCTACGCCCGCCGGGCCGTCGTCACCATCCTGATCGACGAGTCCCGCCGACCTTGGCGGCGCGAGTCGCCGCAGGACGACATCAGGGACGGCACAGTCGCGGACTGGTCGGGAACCGTCGACGACCGCGACCAGCTCACCCGGGCCCTGTCCCAGCTCACCCCGCGCCGACGGACCTGCGTGGTCATGCGGTTCTACCTCGACGCGTCCGTCGCCGACACCGCCGAGGCCCTCGGCTGCTCGGAGGGCAACGTCAAACGGATGACATCGGAGGCGCTGCACGCGCTGCGCGACATCCTCACCCCCACCAGGAGTCAGACATGA
- a CDS encoding DUF480 domain-containing protein, whose protein sequence is MSLPNLTPVEQRVLGCLLEKEVTVPASYPLTLNALRTACNQTSSREPVVEYDDRTVQDGMRALKDHGLAGSTWADHGRRTIKYAQVAVEVLALAPDERALLTVLLLRGPQAPGELKTRTDRLHGFADRADVEATLKRMAAREEPLVVELPRRPGQQDARWVHLLGEVPAAPGPVADVDREQILAEGAGERDDQLRATYAAVAEEYQEQFGTWLDERPIERWLIERVAELAWDRPVADVGAGTGAITAALARAGAQVTGYDFSPEMLDVARRSHPDLAFELADQRTLLRPPAAAGWGAITAWYSLIHYTPNEVAQQVAYLANLLDEEGILAVALHAGAAVETTDEWLGHEVSTPWVRHDPAQVRAAFAAAGLVEIEAYVEVGEDTDRLFVLAQRP, encoded by the coding sequence ATGAGCCTGCCGAACCTCACACCCGTCGAGCAGCGTGTGCTCGGATGCCTCCTCGAGAAGGAGGTGACGGTGCCGGCCAGCTATCCGCTGACGCTCAACGCGCTGCGCACGGCCTGCAACCAGACGAGCAGCCGCGAGCCAGTCGTCGAGTACGACGACCGCACCGTCCAGGACGGCATGCGCGCGCTCAAGGACCACGGCCTGGCCGGCTCGACGTGGGCCGACCACGGACGGCGCACCATCAAGTACGCGCAGGTCGCCGTCGAGGTGCTCGCGCTCGCGCCGGACGAGCGGGCCCTGCTCACCGTGCTGCTGCTGCGCGGACCACAGGCCCCCGGCGAGCTGAAGACCCGCACCGACCGGCTGCACGGCTTCGCCGACCGCGCCGACGTCGAGGCGACGCTGAAGCGGATGGCCGCCCGTGAGGAGCCGCTCGTCGTCGAGCTTCCGCGACGCCCCGGGCAGCAGGACGCCCGGTGGGTACATCTGCTCGGGGAGGTGCCGGCGGCGCCCGGCCCGGTGGCGGACGTTGACCGGGAGCAGATCCTCGCCGAGGGTGCGGGGGAGCGCGACGACCAACTCCGCGCCACCTACGCCGCCGTCGCCGAGGAGTATCAGGAGCAGTTCGGCACCTGGCTCGACGAGCGGCCGATCGAGCGCTGGCTGATCGAGCGCGTCGCCGAGCTTGCGTGGGACCGGCCCGTCGCCGACGTCGGCGCGGGCACCGGCGCGATCACCGCCGCCCTCGCAAGGGCCGGCGCCCAGGTGACCGGCTACGACTTCTCACCCGAGATGCTCGACGTCGCCCGCCGGTCGCACCCCGACCTCGCCTTCGAGCTGGCCGACCAGCGCACGCTGCTCCGTCCGCCTGCCGCGGCGGGTTGGGGCGCGATCACCGCCTGGTACAGCCTGATCCACTACACGCCCAACGAGGTGGCCCAGCAGGTCGCCTACCTGGCCAACCTGCTCGACGAGGAGGGGATCCTCGCGGTCGCGCTGCACGCGGGCGCCGCCGTCGAGACGACAGACGAGTGGCTCGGGCACGAGGTGTCGACGCCGTGGGTGCGGCACGATCCGGCGCAGGTCAGGGCGGCGTTTGCCGCGGCGGGCCTCGTGGAGATCGAGGCGTACGTGGAGGTGGGCGAGGACACCGATCGTCTCTTCGTCCTCGCCCAGCGCCCCTGA